A region of the Candidatus Neomarinimicrobiota bacterium genome:
CGGGTGACAAGATCACCTTTACGGTGGAACTGATCGTCCCCATCGCCATGGAAAAAGAACTTCGGTTTGCCATCCGTGAAGGCGGACGGACCGTGGGTGCCGGCGTTGTGACGGACATTATTGAATAGGAAAGCAGACCATCATGGCAGGACAAAAAATACGAATAGCATTAAAATCATACGATCATAACCTGTTGGATAAATCCACGGAAAAGATTGTCCAGCGGGCCAAGGCAACCGGAGCCGTTATTGCCGGCCCCATTCCTTTGCCAACCCGCAAATCAGTCTATACGGTTCTTCGTTCACCCCATGTGAACAAGAAATCCCGTGAACAGTTCCAGATGAAGGTTCATAAACGGATCGTGGAAATATTGAATACAACCACAAAAACCATTGATGAACTGATGAAGCTGGATTTACCCGCAGGTGTTGATATAGAGATAAAGGTATAAACGGTGAACGGAATCATAGGACGAAAAATCGGATTAACCCGAATCTTCGACCAGTACGGCAAGAATATTCCCGTAACCGTCATTGAAGCGGGTCCGTGTTATGTAACACAGATTAAAACGCAGGAAAAAGACGGATACAATGCAGTACAGCTTGGTTTTGAAGAAGCCCGGGAAAAAGTCTTGAATAAGCCCAGACTTGGGCATTTGAAAAAGAGCGGTAAAGCGCTCAGAATATTGAAAGAGTTTCGTGATTTTGAAGCGGACGGACTGAAAACCGGTTCAGAAATTACCGTGGATATCTTCAAACCCGGGGATGTTGTCGCCGTTACCGGCACATCCAAGGGAAAAGGATTCCAGGGTGGCGTTAAGCGTCACGGTTTCCGCGGCGGACCGAAAACTCATGGTCAGAGCGACCGTTTCAGAGCTCCCGGTTCGATCGGTGCCAGTTCATCACCCTCCCGGGTGTGGAAAGGGATGCGCATGGCCGGACAGATGGGAAATGAGACAGTCACCATCCGGAATCTGAGAGTCGTCGAAGTGAACACGGAAAAGAACCTGTTGCTGATCAAAGGCAGTGTTCCAGGCGCGAGAAACGGGATCATCCGCATTACGAAGTTAGAGGATTGACGGACATGAAAATACAAATGCTGAAAAATGACGGAAGTCCCTTAAACTCAACGGTGGAACTCTCGCCGGACGTTTTCGGTATTGAACCGAATGAACACTGCATGCATGCAGCTGTCCAGGCAGAATTGGCCAACATGAGACAGGGGACTCACAAGGGCAAGACCCGGGGTGAAGTCCGCGGAGGTGGTCGGAAACCCTGGCGTCAAAAGGGACGCGGAACGGCCCGTTCCGGAAGTAATCGTTCTCCCGTCTGGGTCGGCGGTGGTAAAGCCTTTGCTCCCAGACCTCATCTGTACACACAAAAGCTCAATAAAAAGGTCCGACGTCTTGCCAGACGCAGTGCCTTATCCACAATGCTGAAAAATGAACGGGTAGTTGTGGTGGATGAAATCAAAGTGGAAACCTCCAAAACCCGGGAATTTGTTGAATTACTGAACAACCTGAAACTTGCCGATAAGAAACTGACAATTCTTGTGGAAGAAATTTCTGATGAATTGTATCTGGCAAGTCGGAATGTTCCCAATGTGTACATCATTCCTGTGGAACGGGTATCAACCTTTGACATTCTCGATTGTGACGTGCTTTTGATGGAAAAGAGTGCCACCGAGAAACTGAACACATTATTGAAAGCATAGGTGTAAGGTGGAAAAAGAAAGACATGTGATTCTCAGGCCACTCCTCACGGAAAAAATGACATATCTGTCTGAAACGGAACGCAAGTACGCTTTCAAAGTCGATATGGCTGCAAATAAAATGACCATAAAAAATGCAGTAGAAAAACGTTTCAACGTTCACGTAGAGAAAGTGGCCGTCGTGAGACTGAAAGGCAAATCAAAAACTCAGACGGTACGCAGTGGCGGCAAAGTAATCCGGACCAATGGACGGAGAGCTCACTGGAAAAAGGCCATAGTAACCCTGCGTCCTGACGAACGAATTGACCTGTTTGAAGGTGAAACTGCTGTTTAAGGAAAAGATCTATGCCGATTAAAACGTACAAACCGCATACACCCGGATTACGGACAAAGACGACGCTGGATTTCAGCCATTTGACAAAGAAGGAACCGGAAAAAATGCTTTTAAAAGCAAATCCTTCTTCAGGGGGC
Encoded here:
- the rplW gene encoding 50S ribosomal protein L23, producing the protein MEKERHVILRPLLTEKMTYLSETERKYAFKVDMAANKMTIKNAVEKRFNVHVEKVAVVRLKGKSKTQTVRSGGKVIRTNGRRAHWKKAIVTLRPDERIDLFEGETAV
- the rpsJ gene encoding 30S ribosomal protein S10, yielding MAGQKIRIALKSYDHNLLDKSTEKIVQRAKATGAVIAGPIPLPTRKSVYTVLRSPHVNKKSREQFQMKVHKRIVEILNTTTKTIDELMKLDLPAGVDIEIKV
- the rplC gene encoding 50S ribosomal protein L3, with translation MNGIIGRKIGLTRIFDQYGKNIPVTVIEAGPCYVTQIKTQEKDGYNAVQLGFEEAREKVLNKPRLGHLKKSGKALRILKEFRDFEADGLKTGSEITVDIFKPGDVVAVTGTSKGKGFQGGVKRHGFRGGPKTHGQSDRFRAPGSIGASSSPSRVWKGMRMAGQMGNETVTIRNLRVVEVNTEKNLLLIKGSVPGARNGIIRITKLED
- the tuf gene encoding elongation factor Tu (EF-Tu; promotes GTP-dependent binding of aminoacyl-tRNA to the A-site of ribosomes during protein biosynthesis; when the tRNA anticodon matches the mRNA codon, GTP hydrolysis results; the inactive EF-Tu-GDP leaves the ribosome and release of GDP is promoted by elongation factor Ts; many prokaryotes have two copies of the gene encoding EF-Tu), whose amino-acid sequence is GDKITFTVELIVPIAMEKELRFAIREGGRTVGAGVVTDIIE
- the rplD gene encoding 50S ribosomal protein L4 is translated as MKIQMLKNDGSPLNSTVELSPDVFGIEPNEHCMHAAVQAELANMRQGTHKGKTRGEVRGGGRKPWRQKGRGTARSGSNRSPVWVGGGKAFAPRPHLYTQKLNKKVRRLARRSALSTMLKNERVVVVDEIKVETSKTREFVELLNNLKLADKKLTILVEEISDELYLASRNVPNVYIIPVERVSTFDILDCDVLLMEKSATEKLNTLLKA